The Microplitis mediator isolate UGA2020A chromosome 10, iyMicMedi2.1, whole genome shotgun sequence genomic sequence AGTATCGCAGCGaggaataaatatatagtattcCATAGTGATGACACAAATAACGGTGTCCTTATATGCTGATAAGTTGATTGATAAAAATCAAGATAACCGCAGATACGTAAGCTATGGTGCCGTGATTTAATGATATAATCGGTTATCATTATCACGAACCAGTAAGCgcagtgtaaatataaaaatatgaagtaTGTGTTGCATTTGTTGTGTTCCTCTGGCCATACTGATATGAATACGATTcctattatttcaataatcacctgttgaataataaaatatttatgattaattatgtaataaataataatgataaatttatgagaCAATGAAACCagcagacaaaaatttttttttatttttgagtaaacgaattttattttcagacaattatttatattattgtgtcacaaatttttattttagtggaCAAATGTAAGCTGctcctaaaattttaaaccttaaaaagttttttgattttagaattttttgaaaaaaatttcactttactgacatgtaaattttcaaaaaataaattatgatcctgGGTAACAGTTAGAAGatttcgaattttattttcaagtttaatttaaaaaaaaaaactaaaaatatgcacgtgtagaaaattttaaaaattatgtgtgcaattttttaaaatatttttttttttaattaatttgttaaaaaaaatcaaaaaattgttaattgctTACCAACTTCAGATATAACTGACGagtggaaattttaaaaattattaaaataaaaaaatgcgtatttagatcAACGAAAAATCAgaacgcgcatttttttaaatttcattttttattaaaaatttataaattgtctgtCTGCTTCACTCATACTCGTTTTtcatgattctgaagttagcagacaatcaacaattttcgatttttttttttcaacaattgaatttaaaaaaaaaaaatacacacgtggaaaattaaaaaaactatcggtgcaattttttaaaatatttttttttttcataatttatcgtcttttaaaaaatctaaaaattattagacgtcgagTAACTTCAGCTTcataatttcaggatcatattttttCAGGAGCTAGCAGCCGAgttgtatttttttacgtaatttctttataaaaacaaaaaaaaatttcatttatatgaatcgtttatttgagaaaccccataagtcatgttttttacgaaattgggtttcgtgcatttttgggttctttgaatgtccctccatagaaatcaatcaaaatatccATCAAAccagcgtttaaaaaaaaattaacgagttgacagcaatttcatttaattgagaaaccccataagtcaatgactcaaataaacatatgcagttttagttttacagaaatcattttttttttttatttaaaattcgcgcttttttgggaaattaatttcaaatgttgttttattgttgactgttatatgactaattaaaatgtttaaattaattataattttttgtaatttctgagtttcagagttcaaatccatatttaatacttcattttatctgtgtaataaatgatttgagtgtaaacatttaaaaaaacaatgattttataactttgtttttccgtttggttgagaaaccccataagtcaatcaactttaaataattttttttcgtagtttcagttaaaaatttaaatttttcttgttggaatctttttcagacgctaactttattgtattcaattatttatttatcattttaatgtcaagtttttccaaaaaatttttttttgtgtttcctgaaaaattttgtttttttgacttatggggtttctcaaataaacgattcatatattatttttagtaacataaataattaccccAAAAACAAGTGGTACAGATGCAAATATAGCAGTgtctaatttttgaaaattctctTCTTCTTGCGATGACAGCACAGGCTGGAGACATTCTTCATCATCCATATTTAATGAGTCATCAAAAAAAACTGCAccctttaattaattacttttttttttttaattttattttaaactatcactcaaatagaattttttaaaacgtcaCTTGACAATTCGTTTcctcaaattttaaataaaattcaaaaattacaaaagctggtaaattatttaaattttatatattttttaaatatatataaaaattattcagagtatttttacttttgtaaaaaagtatttttaaaagacgGGAAAAATCTTTAGGTTATGTTTATATTACTGTACATCTCTATGTACAATGTATGTGTCATACATTTGTGTcgaaatatatagatatatgtgtgTATTCAAGTGTATGTGTAATTCTGtagctatatatattttttttaaaaaacttgggATAACGAtaaagagaaaatttaaaaatgaatcagttcTTACACTGGCTCTTGCAGACGCGTTTCCAAGGCTGACCATATTCgcgatatattttatatatattatatatgaaaacaaatgaaataacaaataaattacacaaagaaagaatagtttttatttttaaaggacTTTGTACTTAACtagaataatatatataaataatatttatatgtatgtgCGTATTTAAGTTTTGACATTTAGAAGCCGTTCAAAACACGCATTGGCATCTGTATACTTTTATTTGCAACATCGCAtgtcattcattttatttttaaatttagtttttttaataattatgtataaatatatttagggAAGGGGGAGGGGGTAAAGGAAATTTTCGGGACTCAAAtacggtaaatattttttttttttaatgatattcgaagtaaatagaaaaaattttcagctgccgttgaaaaaaaatttcaaatttcgcggGTAAATTGCGGACTTCTTacaggtgaaaaaaaatactgggtgttaaataaatttgggtaaattaaattttcttgtaatttacataaagaaaaattatatttcacataattattggatgcaaaggaagaaaaaaattttgaatagcttttatcatgaaacaaaaaagtcattttttgactgacactgaaaattttttaaaaagtttaacagAGTGGCCACGAACTGGGAAAACcgggaatttcgaaaagtacccgggaattaaattgtaacagttcaaattttaaaaaattttaaattatacactagttataaaaattaagggatataagaaaaatttcaaattttgaagtgAAATCGACTTGCCAACTGTTATccaattaactaaattaaaaaaaaaaaaaaataaggaatgtccagatgtttttaaaaaaattttgtaataaagaaaaaaacattaataattaattttattgtaatatgagcgttcgaggcgtgaacttttggattttccaaattttttttttcaatacaatcgcggttttttttaaatatctcatgaaatatgcagattaaagaaaaaagtaatgggagcaattttgtaggaaattaaatttttaacaaaaaagatcatgtttattttttttgtagaacgtgtatttacgaagatattttaaataaacttttttcagAGTTATGAATTGAACATTGTAAGGattacaaaagttaaaaataaagttttttcttaaatatagacaacttcgtgactcgtaacatatcaatcattaatgcttctaatagtttctatatacttagaaaaatgttattttcaaaatttgtaattcttaaaacgctcaattcatagctctaaaaaaagtttttcaaaaatatcatcGCAAATAcacgttctacaaaaaaatgaatccgACCTtgtttgtcaagaatttaatttcctacaaaattgtacctatgactttttcctttaatctgcatatttcataagatatttaaaaaaaaccgcgacaGTATCGCAAAATTTTGATCCTCTTTTCACCTCAAATTCCCCAGgtaatttttcactaaaaaaaatctttttatggagagtctgagaaaatttaattttcaacgaccaccctaatatatatgatgataataaactACTTCTTTTATTTACACCATCATTTtacataattcaaaatttgaaatttaccaaatagtttttttttctcttccacttttaaaaatgattttttacttaaataaacttttaaatatcaattactgAAGGCTGActtactaagaaaaaaaaaattttaagatggGAGCTGGTAAATTACACAATTGcaaattagtaataaattatttatctatttatctaaaaaaaataactacttaataaaactgaaaagaattatttaaatttgcatggaaattttatcttaTAGTTGAAGATAATCAGCATAAATTAAACCTATTCAAtcgattataaataatgaaaagctATTCATAGAATTTATCACTGCATTTATCGAATGATGgatttcaattgaaaattatcatggaaaatatttaaatggaaaacatttacttaaagttaaaaataaaatagtagcTTAGCATAAAAAAAGGGAGTTTTTTCCAGTGTATACTTGAAGGTCGACtcgcgtttttttttaaatttttgggaaaaacaATTTATCAAGAATTTAAACGCTTTGTTCTTCCGATCGCTGACTCACGGGAACTAAAGTTAAAATGGTAATTGTTTACATTCAcattcttatgattttttttaccataaataaccgaaaaatttacgaaccgtacaattgtttttttacaaaattgtttattatcgcattgaatttatgataaaaatataaagaccaATAATTGTTTGCTTGCGCGCCAtcttcgtgaaaaaaaaaacaaaatttgaaaatattggattatgcttaaaaaattttttaactactGATGTCAATGTAATCATAAATAAGTATATGACATATAAGTTATTAGTCACATTTGTGATTCTTATCATAAATCTgtcataataacaattttttaaaaaattttttcatttttggattCTTTCAAACCAAAAAATCGCGGGATCATAATAGTAGGGGAGAGGGGGGGGGGGCGGAGTGGGccccttaaggaaaataattataatatcattcatttttttttacgcgtttatttctttttacacctttgatacttattttcacttcattatgctgcgtccattaaaattgaaaaatcgaaaattaggggcaaagaggggccctccaaaaaatttcggatttgatattttttgttctttacacgtgtgatatttgcaaacaactataaaacaattgtattttaataatataaaagtcattttaatattctgctgcgatataactttaaaatttaattttattatctttaacttttttaataaattatatttaatgaacagttttggtggtctattttagccctcattatataagaaatttcgatgaacttattatccgtccgaatttataaattagcttatagaaaatttttagggGCCTACTTTGCCCCCTCCCCTAAACAATTACtgtatattgatatatttaaattttttaatttttgaatttcccgccatgaaaattgaaaattttcaaaaaaaggcaagttattggttttggtccgattttcgaaaattgagttttcatcagatcttgacgttttgaggtcctgcAACtttctgagctcgaaaatatctggaagttttggggctggcccaaatttttttttcttccaaaaaaCTCATTCATTTTCGTTCAATCAACAGATAATTGAACTCAATCAGCCAAAGCTGtagaaaaatctaaaaaatatttaaattaacattttctaCGACTaaaaattggaatttttcgaaatattttttttttaaattctttcattTATGATTTGTTTTATTGCGAACTTTCATAATATGAcgtataaattttgaaatttaaaacttaaaattttatttgaatatcgaACGAAATAGAAAACTCTTCGGTCAGAGATATATGTTtacaaaaaacatttgttattcaaattcaaaataaacataaatttttttttattatcttctcACTTCTCagttcattttttcaaaaataattacgggTTAAAGTAATGAAGTGCGTAATTTGTactcagaaaaattattttttgattaaattctTAATAAGAATATGAacattttaaatctataaaaactgattacgaatacacagaaaattttttaaaacctttagTTGACTTATCGTATTAAGCTCTCGTACAATTACgattcctataaaaaaaagtgtacgCGTGCGCGTTATTCAAACACGTGTAGAAGCAATAAGCTTTTATTAAAGTAACTCGACTTGAACTTGCAGTCTTGCGTATGTAACGTAACTGAATACGTCcatactcattttttttctacaataaaaaatatatttttttatatatttatgcacctgaacaaaaaataatcataaattacaaattaatgacaatcaagttttgaattttgagtaaacaattaaaaaatgggAACTTTATTAGAAGCAAACGGACCAGCTTCAAATAATCCCGGATCGAAGGaccaaaatatatatgaaaatcgaGCCAGTACTAAAAAGATAATAAGAGTCGTAACCGTAATCGCATACTTATTTTCCGTAAGTTTTGTTGCTATTGTACTGAGTGCGTACTATGTCTTTCTTTGGCAACCGCCAAATCCGCGACTGATACATCGCGCCCATACTATGGATAAAATTCACGCCGAATATTTATCTGATACTTTACCCCATGAGTATCCGATCAATGacaacattaataataattacaaaaataacaagagtaataaaaaaagtgttgGGGAAATATTCAATTCAATGAACAATTTACGAAGTCATTTATTTCGCTTTCATGCTGCTgataaaaatgacaataatagaaacattaaaaataataatgatgataaatatgTGAAAGCTATAAATACAACTCAATTGAGGAATCCAATGATTGGAAAAATATACCATGACAGTGACAAGGTCACGACTTCTGATTTACAGACGAGTGTTTATGGTATCGTCAATAAACATCTTGATCTTTcagttgatgataaaaaaactacTGATAAATCAGCGCTGTTTACAAAAATCGAAAATAGTACGGAAATAAATGTTTCACTTACACCCGAGCTTTTGacggaaattaataaatatgaagaAGAGGGAAATACAAATTTTGAGAATAAAACTCGGGATGATCAAGAGGATCCAGATAATCATGATCTTGTTAGTGAAGCAACTGAAGTTActactgataaatttaattatcaagcGACTGAACATTCGAATGTTCAAGGTAAGAAATTaatgttataatttaatagataattgaaaaaaaaaatttaatcgatgCCAATTAAAAACGAGTAATTTTTGGTTTCTGTCATGGGAAAAATCTTTCcggtatgaaaatttaaaaattactgatgTATGTGTGGAAAAATTGCGCAATTGattgatggaaaaatttatcaatttttaaatgaaaaaatttatgatactgaagtcagcaaactaaaattttttgaactttttttttaatgattaaatttgaaaaaaaaaaaaaaaaaaaaatgcacatgtagaaaattttgaaaactacaggtgcaattttttgaaatatttttttttttataatttattgtttaaaaaacaattcaaagaTTATTAGATATCGGCTGACTTCAGGTGATCttgaagtcagcagacaatcaaaaagttttgaatttttttttcaaccaattaaagacacaaaaaaaaaaactaaaaatatgcacatgtagaaaattgaaaaaactacaggttgaattttctgaaatatttttatttttataatttatcattttttttttaatccaaaaactatcaaacgtctgctacattcagtATCATTGACTTCAGTACCATAATTAAGAGACGATTagcaatttttggatttttgtttcaatgaatcaattacaaaaaaaaaataaaaaaatgcacatgtagaaaattaaaaaaactctaagtgcaattttttgaaatatttttttttttcataatttattgtttaaaaaaaaattaaaagaatattgGACGTCGACTAACTTTAgaatcatgaaatttttttattaaaaaaattattataatatcgtACTATTCTTCGCGATCTTATTAATATGCGAGTAATCGAAAcgcaagagaaaaaaatttatttaattttatagtcaacgtttttattaaataaaaaaaaaaagtttaaattttttaagaataaaagtcagccgacgtcttaaaattttttaattttttttaaaacgataaattataaaaaaagtgaaatttgaaaaaattgcacctatagtttttttaattttctacatgtgtatatttttttttttgtaatttatttgttgaaaaaaaaatccgaagaTTGTCAACTTCATgatcattcaaattttcatgataTTGAAATTAGTTGACGTCTAATAGTTGTCGGCTTCTTCCAAAAAcgataaatgattaaaaaaaaaatatttttaaaaattgcacctgtagttttttaaattttctacaggtgcatttttttatttaattgctttgttgaaaaaaaatcccaaaatcgttaattgtctgctgaccatcataaatttttccacgaaaaatatatcaggttaaaaatttccaaagcataattttttgtaaaaaaaatacaatgtttctaaaagttattttttctcagtgtatgaagtgaaaaatttataagaacgTTATAGCGAATAATGTAACAGGGTCAAAGCATAGGGTTTCACCTTATATAATTGACACGAAttctttatatacatatatatacatagtcataattaattatacataaaaagaTCAGCAGATATTtataccaaataaatatttattattctatttttagattaatattaaatttgaattctaaatataaaatatttataaatctgtgaaaaaaatgacggaagttagccgacgaatttttgaattttttaaaaatatgataaaatatttttaaaaaaaattgcaccggtagattttttaattttctacatatgcatatttttataatttttattttttaaatccgaaaattattaattgtctactaacgTCATCgtgaaaaaatgtataagtatttaatttttgaaaaataatttcaaattgaaatttaaaaatttatcatttatcaaaacaaaattattttctcaatgaaatatcaataatttaaatgaaaaaatcaaaatacagTCAAGCTTAAGCTTTATTAAGTCGGGCAGAGTTGACGGAGGGGCGGAAATTTCCTTAAATTTCTCAGTTAACGGATGCCCTCTCTCCCTTAAAAAGTAAACTGTACATATGCGCACTTACATCTACATGTgtgatatatagatatacataaatatacacacatacacacgtaTAGCATCGGGTGGGAGAGCGCAGCTCGTAGTGGGGGTCGCAATTAAGGAGAAGTTCTGCGATAATGGAATCCGAGTTAAGGGGGGAAAGggatttttgtgattttttttggagtaccttcgttattaaaattctcaaaatttgtgacattacTAAGCATCATTCGAGGAATattctcctaaattttcataaaaaaatattggaaaatgagccagtggtagtggggagagacgagtcacctcaaaaaaaagtctccataggcaggataactcatgcctcatctgaaatcaaaaaaccagaaagatttctttagtacataagtttatcttagatttgaacgaaagatttttttttttaataactacttattttttaattaaacaaaaggagcgatttttggaaaaaatcagagttttttgattgcacctttagcaaaaattcaaaaatgaatattttgtttatttcttcgttcaaatccaagataaacttatgtactaaagaaatctttttggtttttttatttcagatgaggcagtcatgagttatcctgcctacagcgagacttttttttgagccgactcgtctctccccactaccactggctcatttttcaatatttttttatgaaaatttcacagaatatttttgaaatgatgcttaataatgtcacaaattttgaaaattttgataacgaaggaactcaaaaaaaaaaatcaaaaatatcctcttttttATGATACTTAAGTCAGCATGATAATCAAGTTCGCcgacgtcaaataatttttgaattttttaaaaaacgatcaattattaaaaaaaaaaatatttaaaaaattgcacctgtagtttctttcattttcaacatgtgcatttttttagtttattttttttttatttatcgttttgaaaaaaaattcaaaaatcatcagacgtcggctaatcCCAGTATCATTAAATCagcaaacaattaaaatttgttggaCTCTTTTtctaacaattaaatttgaagaaaaaaaaaaactaaaaaaatgcacatgtagaaaattaaaaaaactacaggtgcaattttttgaaatatttttttttttcataatttatcgttttttaaaaaatcaaaaaattattagactgctaatttcagtatcatctttttttgtatctcaacCCCTTTCCCGCCTTAATGGAGTCCGACTGTAAtttgaataagtaaaaaaaatatatatgttgacTTATTCTTGAAGGTTTTGTAACAAAGGTGTGTCTGTTATGCTTCCACTTAATAATATGAAGGAGGGAGAGCCGGTAAAacaaataaagttattaaaagaccagcattaaattgaattaatatcaattacttaaaTACAATTACATCTAATCCACGCGTCCTATTAAACtcaatcatatatttatttttttttctctttcttttACCAGCTATTACATAAATCGAAGAAATCTCACATCTaccgaataaatttaatccaaTATTCAAttgtattcatatataatcagataaaAAATCTGAAGGGCGTATAACAGATTCAAATATTCCCATTTTAAAGAttcatatatttgtttatatatttttttttttttttttttatcaataaaaataaattttcatttacgtGAGTACTTAAATTCCAGGCTTTTCCTACGATAAAAAATCCCACTCCAGTTTatcgtcataaaaaaaatatattgacataaat encodes the following:
- the LOC130676042 gene encoding transmembrane protein 192, which encodes MVSLGNASARASGAVFFDDSLNMDDEECLQPVLSSQEEENFQKLDTAIFASVPLVFGVIIEIIGIVFISVWPEEHNKCNTYFIFLYLHCAYWFVIMITDYIIKSRHHSLRICGYLDFYQSTYQHIRTPLFVSSLWNTIYLFLAAILHHTHKINYEDYCRSSEWFTPVNYILMLTTLELMIIVPVYINYIKRVRRFNRIQPPPDVTREEWLSSFTQDSFAGNTEVGYHERGSNLLELLEKQADLIRYLRDHNVKLSHRMMLLASQRHQAV
- the LOC130675515 gene encoding uncharacterized protein DDB_G0284311; translation: MGTLLEANGPASNNPGSKDQNIYENRASTKKIIRVVTVIAYLFSVSFVAIVLSAYYVFLWQPPNPRLIHRAHTMDKIHAEYLSDTLPHEYPINDNINNNYKNNKSNKKSVGEIFNSMNNLRSHLFRFHAADKNDNNRNIKNNNDDKYVKAINTTQLRNPMIGKIYHDSDKVTTSDLQTSVYGIVNKHLDLSVDDKKTTDKSALFTKIENSTEINVSLTPELLTEINKYEEEGNTNFENKTRDDQEDPDNHDLVSEATEVTTDKFNYQATEHSNVQELQDDKTTLNGTEFLNKLKSMYTTSSDQENIKDSMKIETTVELLSTTDSFISIVQEETSKSYDADIDQIVLPER